The stretch of DNA GGGGGCTGTTGCTCGTGACGCAGACCGGCGGCATGGCCGCCGTGGCCGTCACGTTCGCGAACTACTTCCGCGAACTGACCGGCACGGGCGTCTCGCCGGCAACACTCGCCGTGCTGGCGCTGGCCGCGCTGACGATCGTGAACTGTCTGGGCGTGCGCTCCGGCAGCAACGTGCAGAGCGCCCTGATGGTGACCAAGATCGTCGCCGTGCTGGTGCTGGTGACGATCGGGTGGCTGGCGGTGGGCGCGCCGCCGAGCGTTGCGGCGCCCGTGGCGCCGGGTGGCGACAAGCCGGTGCCGATCGCGTTCGCGGCGGCGATGGTGCCGGTGTTGTTCGCATACGGCGGCTGGCAGACGTCGAGCTTCGTGAGCGGGGAGTTGAAGAACCCCACGCGCGACCTGCCGCGGGGCCTGCTGATCGGCGTCGCGGGCGTGATCCTGCTTTATCTCGCCGTGAATGTGGTCTGCCTGCATGCGCTCGGGCCAGACGGGCTGGCAGCCACGACGACCCCGGCGTCGGAGGTGATGCGGCGCGCGCTCGGCGCGCCGGGCGCGAAGTTGATCGCCGCCGGCATCGCGATCTCGACGGTGGGATTCCTGAGCCAGGGGATGCTCACCGCGCCGCGCGTGTACTACGCCATGGCGCGCGACGGCGTGTTCTTTCGCGCCGTGGGGTGGCTGGACCCGCGCTCGCGCGTGCCGACCGTGGCCATCGTGCTGCAGGGGGTGTGGGCCGCGGTGATCGCCCTCTCGGGGCGGTACGAGCAGATCCTCAACTATGTGGTGTCGATGGACGCGGTGTTCTTCGGGCTCACCGGCGCGGCGCTGCTCGTGCTCCGGCGGCGCGAGCGGCGCGACGGCGCGGCCAACTCGGGGATGGGCGCCGTGGGCCTGCGCATGCCGGGCCATCCGTGGACCACGTTGGCCTTCGTGGCCGCGTTCTGGGCGCTCGCCGCGAGCACGATGATCCAGTTCCCGAAAGCCTCGGGCGTCGGCGTGCTGATCATGCTGGCCGGGGTGCCGGTGTACTGGGTGTGGGCGCGGCGCCAGCGGGCCCCTTTCTGATGCGGAGATTGAGCATCTCCACGCCCACCGAGAAGGCCATCGCGAAGTAGGTGTACCCCTTGGGGATGTGCTGCCCCAGCCCCTCGGCCACGAGATTGGTGCCGATCAGCACCAGGAACGACAGGGCGAGCATCTTGACCGTGGGATGGCGCTCGACGAAGTCGCCGACCGGAGCTGCTGCGACGAGCATGAAGCCGAGCGCGAGGAGCGTGGCGGCGACCATGATCCAGATGCTGTCCACCATGCCGACCGCGGTGATCACCGAGTCGAGCGAGAACACGATGTCGATGAGCATGATCTGGAGCACCACGGCCATGAGGGGCTTCACGATGGGCTTCACCCCTTGGGGGCGGCCGGATTCCTCGAGCTTGCCGTGGATCTCGAACGTCGCTTTGGCGATCAGGAACAGTCCGCCCGCGACGAGGATGATGCTCCGCCCGCTGATCGCCACGCCGAGGACGGTGAACAACGGGCGCGTGAGCCGGACGATCCAGACGATGCTCGCCAGCAGCAGCATGCGGGTGAAGAACGCCCCGATCAATCCCAGCCGCCGGGCGCGCAGTTGATGGTCGGGCTCCACCTGTCCGGCAAGGATCGTGATGAACACGATGTTGTCGACGCCGAGGACGACCTCGAGCGCGGTGAGCGTGAGCAGTCCGATCCAGGCATTGGGGTCGGTGAGAAAGGACATGGCGAAGGGGGTTCGGGGTCCGATTCACGCTTCGGGGTCGATCCATGCAACGCGGGCCGGTCGGTTGGACCGGCCCGCGTGGATCAGATGCCGCGCAGGGCCTAATACCGGTAGTGATCCGGCTTGTAGGGACCCTGGGGGTTCACGCCGATATAGCCCGCCTGCGCGGGAGTCAACCTGGTGAGTTGCACGCCCAGCTTGTCGAGGTGCAGGCGCGCCACCTTCTCATCGAGGTGCTTGGGGAGCGTATAGACCTTCTTCTCGTAGCTGGCCGCGTTGGTGTGCAGTTCGATCTGCGCCATCACCTGGTTGGTGAAGCTGGCCGACATCACGAAGCTCGGATGGCCGGTAGCGCATCCCAGGTTGAGCAGGCGGCCCTCGGCCAGGATCATCACGCTGTGGCCGTCGGGAAAGCGGTACTCGTCGTACTGCGGCTTGATGTTGATGCGCTTCAGCCCCTTGATCTTCTTCAGGCCGGCCATGTCGATCTCGTTGTCGAAGTGGCCGATGTTGCCGACGATCGCCTTGTCCTTCATGCGGGCCATGTGGGCCGCGGTGATGATGTCGCGGTTGCCGGTGGCGGTGATGAAGATGTCGGCCGTCGGGACCATGTGCTCCACCGTATTCACCTCGAATCCTTCCATGGCGGCCTGGAGCGCGCAGATGGGATCGATCTCGGTGATGATCACGCGCGCGCCCTGGCCCCGCAGCGCCTGTGCACACCCCTTGCCCACTTCGCCGTAGCCGCACACCACGGCCATCTTGCCGGCGAGCATCACGTCGGTGGCGCGGTTGAGGCCATCGATGACCGAGTGCCGGCAGCCGTAGATGTTGTCGAACTTGGACTTGGTGACGGAGTCGTTGACGTTGATGGCCGGGAACAACAGGGTGCCGTTCTGCATCATCTCGTACAGACGGTGCACGCCCGTCGTCGTTTCCTCGGACACGCCACGAAGGGCCGCGGCGACCCGCGTCCAGCGGCCGGGACGCTTCTTCTGCTCGACGCGGAGCAGGTCGAGGATCACGCCCCATTCCTCGGGATCGTTGGCCGCATCGAACGCCGGCACCCTAGCCTTCTTCTCGAACTCGGCGCCCTTGTGCACGAGGAGCGTGGCGTCGCCGCCGTCGTCGAGCAGGAGGTTGGGGCCGGCGCCGTCGGGCCACATGAGCGCCTGTTCGGTGCACCACCAGTACTCCTCGAGCGTCTCGCCCTTCCATGCGAACACCGGCGTGCCCTTCGGTTTGTCGGGGGTGCCGGTGCGCCCCACCGCCACGGCGGCTGCGGCGTGATCCTGCGTGGAGAAGATGTTGCACGACACCCAACGCACGTCGGCGCCCAGATCGACCAGCGTCTCGATGAGCACCGCCGTCTGCACGGTCATGTGCAGCGAGCCCATGATGCGGGCGCCCTTGAGCGGGCGCTTGCCCTTGTACTCCTCGCGGAGCGCCATGAGGCCCGGCATCTCCTGTTCGGCCAGGCGGATCTCCTTGCGGCCGAATTCGGCGAGCGCGAGATCGGCCACCTTGAACGGTGGGCGATCGTCCTGGGCTGGGGCGGACTTGGCGGACTTTCGGACTTTGACGGCGGTGCTCATGGGTATGGCCTCGACAGGGTCAGGAATGGACAGTAGTCACTTGCGCCCGCGTCGCGCGAGGGCCGAGAAGAGCGTCGGTCCCTGGGCGGCGGGGTCTGCGGGGAGATGCCGGTAGCGCACATCGGGGAATCCGGCGTCGTGCAACCAGGCGCCGAGCTGCGACTCGTCGAACCCCTGCCACACGTGTCCCATCTCGACCGTGTAGTTCTCCCGCTCGTGGGGCGTGAGGTCGATGATGAGCAGGCGGCCCCGGGGCTTGAGGGCGCGCCGCACTTCGCGAAAGACCCGCGCCGGATCGAGCACGAAGTGCAGCACGAGGCACATGACGGCCACGTCCAGCTCGCCGCGGGCGACCGGCAACGCCTCGAGCGATCCGGCGCGCACGTCGATGTGGTCCGTGGCGGCCAGGCGGCGGCGCGCCGCCGTCAGCATGGCGGCCGACTCGTCCACGGCGATGACGCGGGCCACGGCGGGGGCGAGCGCCTCGGCGATCTGGCCGGTGCCGCAGCCCAGGTCGCCCACCACGAGGTCGGGATCGAGCAGGTCGAGCAGCGCCAGCAGATCGGTGCGGGCGCCGATGAGGTCGGCGCGCACGCGATTCCAGTCGCCGGCCGCCGTGGTGAAGTAGCGCTTGGACTTCTCGCGGCGGTCGCGCAGCACGCTCTCCAGCCGGCGGGCGTCCTGGCGCACGGGCGCGGTGTCGGCCACCTGGCCGCGCACGACCGTCCAGAGCTTGTGCGGAAACGGATCGAGACGCGCCGGCGCCATGCGGTAGAAGCGGCTGGTGCCGGCGTCGCGGACCGCCACCCAGCCGTCGTCGCTCAGGATCTTGAGGTGGCGGCTGACCGTGGACTGCGGCAACTGCACCACGGCGCACAGTTCGCGCACCGTGAGCTCGTGGGCTTCGAGCACGGCAAGGAGGCGTGTACGCGTGGAGTCGGCGAGGGCCGACAGGCGGTCGAAGACGGGCGCGGCGGAATTCATCGCTATATCCGGATTAACGGATTGAATTTGGCGGCGGAAGGCCCGCCCGGCAAGGCCGGCCGGGCGCATTGCCAGCCGACCGCCGTCCCTGCATCGTTCGGCATGCGATTCTCCATCCTTCCGGTCCTGCTCGCGGCCTCGGTGGCCGGCGCCCAGACCACCGACAGCACGCTCGCTCTCATTCCGCAGCCTCGGCACCTCAGCCGCGTGCACGACGTCCCGCTCCGGCACGGCGTCTCGATCGATCTCCCCCGGGACGCCGCCGATCGGTTCGCGGCCCGCGACCTCGGCGACGCGCTCAAGGCGCTCGGCCTCCGCGTGGTGTACGGCGGATCGGCGTCGGCGCGCGTGGAGTTCGTGCGGAGCGGCACGGCCCGGGCACGCGAACTCCTGCGCTCGGCCAAGCTCGAATGGTCGGCGCCGATGGATGACGAGGGCTACGCGATCGTGTCGGCCGGCGCGCATCTCACCGTGATCGCGAAGACGCCGTCGGGGATCTTCTACGGGGCGCAGACGGTGAAGCAGCTCGTGGACGGCGAGCGGACGAGCGCCGTCCTGCATCTGGTGGACGTGCGCGACTGGCCGGCCATGCGATATCGCGGATTCCACGCCGATCTGTCGCGCGGCCCGATGCCCACGCTGGACTTCCAGAAGCTGCAGATCCGGACGCTGGCGGCGTACAAGGTCAACGTCTACTCGCCCTACTTCGAGAACACGCTGTACTACGCGTCCAATCCGTTGCCGGCGCCGCCTGGCGGCGCGATGACCCCGGACCAGGTGAAGGAGCTGGTCGCCTACGCCGCCCGCTACCACATCGATGTGATCCCGGAGCAGGAAGCGTTCGGCCACCTGCACCACATCCTGAAGTACGACCTCTATTCCGGTCTGGCCGAGACGCCCCATGGCCACGTGCTCGCGCCGGGCCAGCCCGGCTCGATGGCCCTGATCAAGCAGATGTTCTGGGAGATCGACTCGCTCTTCCCGAGCCGGTTCGTGCATCTGGGCGCCGACGAGACCGTGGAGTTGGGCAAGGGCCAGACGCGCGATCTCGTGAAGTCGGAGGGCTTGGGGCAGGTATACATCGACTTCCTCAAGTCCATCGATTCGACCCTCCAGCCGCTGCACAAGCGCCTGCTGTTCTGGGGTGACATTGCGAGCGGCAGTCCGGAGTTGGTGAAGACGCTGCCCAAGGACATGGTCGCCGTGGCCTGGGGATACGGCCCGTCGAAGCACTTCGACGACGCCATCAATCCCTTCCGGCAGGCGGGCATGGAAACCTGGGTGGCGCCCGGGGTGAGCAACTGGAGCCGGGTCTATCCCGACAACGACGTGGCGCTGCGCAACATCCAGGGCTTCGTGCGCGACGGCCAGCGTCTGGGCGCCACCGGCGTGCTCAACACGAGTTGGGACGACGATGGCGAGGCGATCTTCAACCAGACCTGGTACGGCGTGCTGTTCGGCGCTGCGGCGGGTTGGCAGGCGGGTGAGTCGAGCATTCCCGCCTTCGAGCACGCGTATGGGCGCGTGTTCAACGGCGATACCACCGGCAAGATCGACGACGCGCAGATGAAGCTGTCCGAGGCGCACGCCCTGCTCAGCAAGGCGGGGCTGGGCGATGCGAGCGACAACCTGTTCTGGGTGGATCCGTGGTCGAGCGAAGGGCAGCGCACGGCGCAGCAGATCCGGCCCGTCGTGCACGATCTGCGCATCCTGGCCGAGTCGTCGCTGGTGCTGATCGACCAGGCCCGTCCGTTCGTGCACCGCAATCAGGACGCGGTGGATGCGATGGCGCTCGGGGCGCGCAAGATGGACTTCATCGGGATGAAGTTCGAATTCGCCGATGAAATGGTGCAGATGTACGCGCGCGCCGCCGATACCACGACGCCGCCCGCTCAGCGCGTGCAGTCGCCGGCCGCCGAGCTGATCGACATGTCGAGCATGAACGGCCGGGCGCAGGATCTGCGCGACGGCTACTCGCTGATTCGCGACCTGTACGAGCAGGCGTGGCTCAGGGAGAACCGCCCGTACTGGCTGCACAACGTGCTGGCGCGGTATGACATGGCGACCCAGCTCTGGATCAGCCGGGGAGACCGGATCACCGACGCGCGGGCCGTGTTGGGTCGCACCCACCACTTGCCGCCGGCTGATGTGGTTGGCATTCCTGCGAGTATGCCGGGGTTGGGAGTAGGACGGTAGGACGGTAGGGGAGTAGGACGGATAACTGCGGAACGCCGTTTACCCACGACCGTCCTACCGTCCTACCGTCACTCTTACCAGATCTTCGGCCTGAGACTGTCCGGACGGACCATCGGATCGCCGTCCTTGCAGCCCCAGGCCTTCCTGAATTCCGGCATGTTGCTGAGCGGCCCGTTCACGCGCCATCGGGACGGCGAGTGCACGTCGGCGCTCACGAGCATGCGCGCGTACGCCGGCCGGTCGAGTTCCCGCCACACCTGGGCCCAGGCCAGGAAGAAGCGTTGCTCGGGCGTGAAGCCGTCGATCGTGGGGCGCGGTCCGTTGCCGAGCGCCTTCTCCATGGCCGCGTAGGCCACCGTGAGTCCGCCGAAGTCGGCGATGTTCTCGCCCAGGGTGAGTTGGCCGTTCACGTGCGTCGTGGAGTCGAGCACGGTGTAGCCGTCGAACTGCTTGACCACTTTCTCGGCCTGCGCGTTGTAGCGTTCGGCGTCGCCCTTGGTCCACCAGTCCCTGAGGTTCCCGTTCTTGTCGTACAGGCGGCCCTGGTCGTCGAACCCGTGGGTCATCTCATGGCCGATCACGGCCCCCATGGCGCCGTAGTTCACGGCGTCGTCGGCGGTGGGGTTGTAGAAGGGCGGCTGGAGAATGCCCGCCGGGAACACGATCTCGTTCATGAGCGGATTGTAATAAGCATTCACCGTGGGCGGGGTCATCCCCCACTCGGTGCGATCCACCGGTTTGCCGATCTTGGCCCAGTCGCGGGCGCTCCCGAACTGGTCGGCGGCCATGACGTCGGCCAGATAGCGGCCCGGGGTGACGTCGAGCCTGGAGTAGTCGATCCAGTGGTCGGGGTATCCGATCTTCTTCGTGTACGCCGCGAGTTTGGCCAGGGCGCGCTGCTTGGTGGTGTCGCTCATCCAGGTGAGCTGCTCGATCCGGTCGTGGAGCGCATCCACCAGATTGTCGACGATCTTCACGGCGCGGGCCTTGGCCGCGGGCGGGAACGCTTCCTTCACGTACTCCTGGCCGAGCAGTTCACCCAATCGCTGGTCGGTGGAGTTGGAGCAGCGCTTCCAGCGCGGGAGGTTCTCCCTGGCGCCGGTGAACAGCTGGTTGAACTTGAAGTTCTCGGCTACGAACGGGGAACTGAGCGCGAATGCGGTGGCGTGCACGGCCCGCCAACGGAGGAGCACCTTCCAGTCGGCCACGGGGACGGTGGAGAACATGCCGTCCACCGCCTTGAAGAATTCGGGCTGGCCGACGTCGATCGCGGGCACGCGGGGGGCGCCCTGCGCGATGAAGAACGCGTCCCAATTGAAGTGTGGGGTGAGGCTGTCGAGTTGGGCCAGCGTCATCTTGTGGTAGTTGGCGTTGGGGTCGCGCAGTTCCACCGGCGGCTTGGAGGCGAGGGCGAGCCGGGTCTCGATGGCCAGCACCGTTCGGGCTTCGGCGGCCGCGGTGTCCGCGGGATCACCCATCAACTGGAACATCCGCGTCACGTGGGCCACGAACTCGTCGCGAATCTTCTTCGAGGCATCGTCGGTCTTGACGTAGTAGTCGCGGGTAGGCAGCGAGAGTCCGCCCTGCGAGAGACTGGCGATGACCGCGGTGGCGTCCTTGGCGTCCTGTACGGAGCCGTCACTCCAGGGGGCGAGGCCCGCGGTGTGCTCGAGACTGCCGAGGGCCCGCTCGAGGTCGGCGGGTGTCTTGATGGCGGCGATGCGATCGAGCACCGGCTGGAGCGGCGTGATTCCCTGCCGGTCGATCGCGACCGTGTCCATGCAAGCCGCGAAATAGGTACCGACTTTCCACGCGGCCGAACCGGCGGCGAGCTTGCCGCCAGTTGCCTCGTTGGCGTCGCGGTCGAGGATGGTGTGCAGGACGTCCCAGTTGTGATCCTGGACCGCGTAGAACGCGCCCCACGAGGGGTAAGCCGAGGGGATGGTGTCGTGCTTGAGCCATCCGCCGTTGGCAAACTGGTAGAAGTCGGTGCAGGGGGCGCACGTGGTATCGAGGTTGGCGCGATCGAGCGGTCGCGGGGTCTGGGCGCGTGCTGGCGAGAGACCGGCCGTTGCAAGGGCGAGCACGACCGCGAGGGCGGCGGAGAGTCGGCGCGTGATGGTCATGGCTGGTGGGTGTGTCGGGTGAGAGCGGTGTGTCGATTCGGGAGAAACTACGGTGTGGCGTGCCGGCTGGTGTCCGGGAAATGCTGGGGGGTCGGGCGGGGTGATGTGAGGATTATTGGAGTCCAGCGATTGCCCCACACGTGAGCCAGAATTAGTAGCCATCTGCATATATTTAATTGATCGGAAGTATCTGTCGTATATGATCTTACGACATTGCACGCGTTCTGGGCCCCCATTGGTTGCGAGCCATATTGTAGGCAATTGCCCTACACTCTCGTGAGATTTGCGACTAAAAAGATACGGTTATTCCGTGCATGGCCGGGGCATATCACCCGACGCCGGGCCCGTTCGGTGTTTCCTAGGTTAAGCACACGATCTCAGTAGTTCCTTCAGTCCTGGTTGCAGGAGCTCTCCATGAAACGGCTTTCCCTGACTCTCGGTTTCGCTGCCCTGACCCTGATGGGCGCGACCGCCAAGGCACAGGATGGGCGGGGTACCCGCCTCGTCCTGCGCGATTCGAGCACGCTCTCGCTGGACGGCACGTCGACGATGCACGGCTTCACCTGTCGTACCCAGAACATCGAAGCGCTCGTCGAGGTGGATTCGAGCTACTCCATCGTACCATTGAACACTCTGGCGCATCCCATGGATCGGGTCGAAGTGACGATTCCCGTGAAGTCGCTCAAGTGCGGGCATGGCCAGATGGATGACAACATGTACGGCACTCTGCGCGCCAAGGACTACCCGAACATCACCTACGTGCTGCGCGGCTACGACCTGGTGTCGGCGGAAGCCGCGGCCGACAGCTTCGTGGCGAAGACGCACGGCGTGCTCACGATCGCCGGAAAGGCGAATCAGGTGGACATGACGGTGGTCGGCGGGCGGAGCCCCAACGGAGTGGCCCGCGCGACCGGCAGCCTGGAGCTCAAGATGTCGGATTTCGGCATCAAGCCCCCGTCGTTCTTCTTCGGGACGCTGCGGGTGGGCGACAAGATCGTGATCAAGTTCGACCTGTCGGCTGATCAGGCGGCCGCGGTGGCTGCCGGGATCCTGCAGCAGCAATGAGGACCTCCGGGTGTCGGGAGCGGCGGATCCCCGTGGGGGATCCGCCGCTCTTTCTTTGGCTACGCCGGTCCGAGGGAGTGCGCCTACCGTGGCAGGGTGAAGCGGAACGTCGCGCCCTCGCCCGGAACGCTCTCGGCCCAGACCTGGCCGAGATGAGCTTCCACGATCGTCTTGGCGATCGGCAAGCCCAGGCCGGCACCCCGATTGCGCCGGCTCGATTGCCAGTAGCGATCGAAGATGTGCGCCAGGTGCTCGGCGGGGATTCCCGGACCGGTATCGATCACCGACACGAGCACGCTGGCCAGGTCGGCGGACGCGGTGACGCGAATGCAGCCGCCGGACGGCGTGAACTTGATCGCGTTGCCGACGATGTTGGAGATCACCTGGGTGATCCGCTCGGGATCGACCTGGACGTCGGGCAGCGGTTCCTGCCACTCCGTGACGAGCGCCACGCCCTTGTTCGCGGCCAGCGGCGCGAGCGTCCGCAGCGCATCACGGAGCAGGGTGGCGCAGGGCACGCTCCGGAGATCGACGGCGAATCGCCCGGCTTCGGCGCGGCTCATGTCGAGGAGGTCCTGGATGAGCGTGTCCATCTGCTGGGCCGCGCTCTGGATGACGCTCACCTGCTCGGTGATCTCGGCGGGAAGGCCCGCGCGATCGGCCGCCTGCAACACGGCGCCGGCGAGCATCTTGACGGCATTCACCGGATTGCGCAGGTCGTGCGACACCACGCTGATGGTATCGTCCCGCGCGCGCACGGCGCGGTGGAGCTGCTCGTGCAGCCGCGCGTTCTCGAGAGCGACGGCGGACCGGTGCGCGAGGTCCTCGGCGAGAATGAGATCATCGCCGGCGAGCGGGCCGGCACGATCCGCGAAGAGCGTGATTCGGCCGAGCAGCCCGTCACGATGATGCAGCGACACCACCATGGCCGTGCGCGGGGCGAGCGCTTCGACGGCGGCCCGATGCGGCGGGGCCACCGCTGCCAGCGCGACGTCCACCGGCACGCCGCCTACCGGCTGCGTTCGCGAGCCGTCGACGCCCTCGATGGCGGAGAATCGTCTTCCGGCGAGCGTCACGATGTCCGAGTGCTCGACGGTGCCGTCGGCGGACCGTGCCGCCCGCAGATGGTAGAACTCGCCGCGGTGCACCATCTCGACGACGGCGAGATCGGCGAACGACGGGATCCACAGCCGGGCAAGCAGCTGGAGCGTTTCGTTCAACTCGAGCGACGCCGCCAGCAGCGTCGATGTCTCGAGCAGGAAGCGCTGCCGGGCTTCGGCCCGCTTCTGATCGGTGACGTCGCGGAGCACGACCGAGGAGAGGATGTCGTCGCCGTACGCCAGTTTGGCGATGGCTGCTTCAGCCGGGAACTCCTCGCCGTTCTTGCGTCGGCCTGCGATCGGGCGGCGCTCTCCCATGCGACGGGAGTGGACCGGGGAGTTGGCGAATTGTTCGACGTGGTGGTGGTGCGTGGCTCGGGCGCTGGCCGGGAGCAGCATCTCGAGGGGCTGCCCGAGCACCTCACCGGACGTGTAGCCGAAGATCCGTTCGGCACCTTCATTGAAGAACGTCACCCGCTGGTCACGACCGACGCAAATGATCGCATCGGCGGAGATTCCGATGATTTCAGCTAGCAGTGAGCCGGGAAGCGGTGCGGTCATCGAGGGCCGGAGAGTGTCTTGCAGGAATCTTAATCCAACGCACGCTCTCGTAGGGGCTTGGGTCGTCAGGCATTTCCCTACAATGTTCCTGAAAACCCCTGAGCACAAGCCCGTTCATTCCCGACAGTTTGACACCACTCCAAAAACTACGTTCGAGTCGGACCCACCTCCAGCCGGCAGACCGCATGACCCACATGGGGATCACCCACTGCAGCTCCGCATCGCGAGCTCTGAGCCACGGCGCCCATCAGCGCCGCCGGGCCCGGGCG from Gemmatimonadaceae bacterium encodes:
- a CDS encoding family 20 glycosylhydrolase produces the protein MRFSILPVLLAASVAGAQTTDSTLALIPQPRHLSRVHDVPLRHGVSIDLPRDAADRFAARDLGDALKALGLRVVYGGSASARVEFVRSGTARARELLRSAKLEWSAPMDDEGYAIVSAGAHLTVIAKTPSGIFYGAQTVKQLVDGERTSAVLHLVDVRDWPAMRYRGFHADLSRGPMPTLDFQKLQIRTLAAYKVNVYSPYFENTLYYASNPLPAPPGGAMTPDQVKELVAYAARYHIDVIPEQEAFGHLHHILKYDLYSGLAETPHGHVLAPGQPGSMALIKQMFWEIDSLFPSRFVHLGADETVELGKGQTRDLVKSEGLGQVYIDFLKSIDSTLQPLHKRLLFWGDIASGSPELVKTLPKDMVAVAWGYGPSKHFDDAINPFRQAGMETWVAPGVSNWSRVYPDNDVALRNIQGFVRDGQRLGATGVLNTSWDDDGEAIFNQTWYGVLFGAAAGWQAGESSIPAFEHAYGRVFNGDTTGKIDDAQMKLSEAHALLSKAGLGDASDNLFWVDPWSSEGQRTAQQIRPVVHDLRILAESSLVLIDQARPFVHRNQDAVDAMALGARKMDFIGMKFEFADEMVQMYARAADTTTPPAQRVQSPAAELIDMSSMNGRAQDLRDGYSLIRDLYEQAWLRENRPYWLHNVLARYDMATQLWISRGDRITDARAVLGRTHHLPPADVVGIPASMPGLGVGR
- a CDS encoding metalloregulator ArsR/SmtB family transcription factor; translated protein: MNSAAPVFDRLSALADSTRTRLLAVLEAHELTVRELCAVVQLPQSTVSRHLKILSDDGWVAVRDAGTSRFYRMAPARLDPFPHKLWTVVRGQVADTAPVRQDARRLESVLRDRREKSKRYFTTAAGDWNRVRADLIGARTDLLALLDLLDPDLVVGDLGCGTGQIAEALAPAVARVIAVDESAAMLTAARRRLAATDHIDVRAGSLEALPVARGELDVAVMCLVLHFVLDPARVFREVRRALKPRGRLLIIDLTPHERENYTVEMGHVWQGFDESQLGAWLHDAGFPDVRYRHLPADPAAQGPTLFSALARRGRK
- the ahcY gene encoding adenosylhomocysteinase: MSTAVKVRKSAKSAPAQDDRPPFKVADLALAEFGRKEIRLAEQEMPGLMALREEYKGKRPLKGARIMGSLHMTVQTAVLIETLVDLGADVRWVSCNIFSTQDHAAAAVAVGRTGTPDKPKGTPVFAWKGETLEEYWWCTEQALMWPDGAGPNLLLDDGGDATLLVHKGAEFEKKARVPAFDAANDPEEWGVILDLLRVEQKKRPGRWTRVAAALRGVSEETTTGVHRLYEMMQNGTLLFPAINVNDSVTKSKFDNIYGCRHSVIDGLNRATDVMLAGKMAVVCGYGEVGKGCAQALRGQGARVIITEIDPICALQAAMEGFEVNTVEHMVPTADIFITATGNRDIITAAHMARMKDKAIVGNIGHFDNEIDMAGLKKIKGLKRINIKPQYDEYRFPDGHSVMILAEGRLLNLGCATGHPSFVMSASFTNQVMAQIELHTNAASYEKKVYTLPKHLDEKVARLHLDKLGVQLTRLTPAQAGYIGVNPQGPYKPDHYRY
- a CDS encoding YceI family protein; translated protein: MGATAKAQDGRGTRLVLRDSSTLSLDGTSTMHGFTCRTQNIEALVEVDSSYSIVPLNTLAHPMDRVEVTIPVKSLKCGHGQMDDNMYGTLRAKDYPNITYVLRGYDLVSAEAAADSFVAKTHGVLTIAGKANQVDMTVVGGRSPNGVARATGSLELKMSDFGIKPPSFFFGTLRVGDKIVIKFDLSADQAAAVAAGILQQQ
- a CDS encoding M13 family metallopeptidase, giving the protein MTITRRLSAALAVVLALATAGLSPARAQTPRPLDRANLDTTCAPCTDFYQFANGGWLKHDTIPSAYPSWGAFYAVQDHNWDVLHTILDRDANEATGGKLAAGSAAWKVGTYFAACMDTVAIDRQGITPLQPVLDRIAAIKTPADLERALGSLEHTAGLAPWSDGSVQDAKDATAVIASLSQGGLSLPTRDYYVKTDDASKKIRDEFVAHVTRMFQLMGDPADTAAAEARTVLAIETRLALASKPPVELRDPNANYHKMTLAQLDSLTPHFNWDAFFIAQGAPRVPAIDVGQPEFFKAVDGMFSTVPVADWKVLLRWRAVHATAFALSSPFVAENFKFNQLFTGARENLPRWKRCSNSTDQRLGELLGQEYVKEAFPPAAKARAVKIVDNLVDALHDRIEQLTWMSDTTKQRALAKLAAYTKKIGYPDHWIDYSRLDVTPGRYLADVMAADQFGSARDWAKIGKPVDRTEWGMTPPTVNAYYNPLMNEIVFPAGILQPPFYNPTADDAVNYGAMGAVIGHEMTHGFDDQGRLYDKNGNLRDWWTKGDAERYNAQAEKVVKQFDGYTVLDSTTHVNGQLTLGENIADFGGLTVAYAAMEKALGNGPRPTIDGFTPEQRFFLAWAQVWRELDRPAYARMLVSADVHSPSRWRVNGPLSNMPEFRKAWGCKDGDPMVRPDSLRPKIW
- a CDS encoding TerC family protein, translating into MSFLTDPNAWIGLLTLTALEVVLGVDNIVFITILAGQVEPDHQLRARRLGLIGAFFTRMLLLASIVWIVRLTRPLFTVLGVAISGRSIILVAGGLFLIAKATFEIHGKLEESGRPQGVKPIVKPLMAVVLQIMLIDIVFSLDSVITAVGMVDSIWIMVAATLLALGFMLVAAAPVGDFVERHPTVKMLALSFLVLIGTNLVAEGLGQHIPKGYTYFAMAFSVGVEMLNLRIRKGPAGAAPTPSTPAPRPA
- a CDS encoding amino acid permease; amino-acid sequence: MTESDAAPGTAGPALARRLGVFDATMIVMGGIVGAGIFINPYVVARQVHTPALILGAWAAGGLIALAGAFVYAELAQLRPQVGGQYAYLRDAFHPMVAFLYGWGLLLVTQTGGMAAVAVTFANYFRELTGTGVSPATLAVLALAALTIVNCLGVRSGSNVQSALMVTKIVAVLVLVTIGWLAVGAPPSVAAPVAPGGDKPVPIAFAAAMVPVLFAYGGWQTSSFVSGELKNPTRDLPRGLLIGVAGVILLYLAVNVVCLHALGPDGLAATTTPASEVMRRALGAPGAKLIAAGIAISTVGFLSQGMLTAPRVYYAMARDGVFFRAVGWLDPRSRVPTVAIVLQGVWAAVIALSGRYEQILNYVVSMDAVFFGLTGAALLVLRRRERRDGAANSGMGAVGLRMPGHPWTTLAFVAAFWALAASTMIQFPKASGVGVLIMLAGVPVYWVWARRQRAPF
- a CDS encoding ATP-binding protein translates to MTAPLPGSLLAEIIGISADAIICVGRDQRVTFFNEGAERIFGYTSGEVLGQPLEMLLPASARATHHHHVEQFANSPVHSRRMGERRPIAGRRKNGEEFPAEAAIAKLAYGDDILSSVVLRDVTDQKRAEARQRFLLETSTLLAASLELNETLQLLARLWIPSFADLAVVEMVHRGEFYHLRAARSADGTVEHSDIVTLAGRRFSAIEGVDGSRTQPVGGVPVDVALAAVAPPHRAAVEALAPRTAMVVSLHHRDGLLGRITLFADRAGPLAGDDLILAEDLAHRSAVALENARLHEQLHRAVRARDDTISVVSHDLRNPVNAVKMLAGAVLQAADRAGLPAEITEQVSVIQSAAQQMDTLIQDLLDMSRAEAGRFAVDLRSVPCATLLRDALRTLAPLAANKGVALVTEWQEPLPDVQVDPERITQVISNIVGNAIKFTPSGGCIRVTASADLASVLVSVIDTGPGIPAEHLAHIFDRYWQSSRRNRGAGLGLPIAKTIVEAHLGQVWAESVPGEGATFRFTLPR